The Methanoculleus thermophilus genome includes a window with the following:
- a CDS encoding deoxyguanosinetriphosphate triphosphohydrolase family protein — MEIPPYIADRMARRMADRESLLSPRATRNADYIRRSGFKPEEPVIRPPFFRDADRIVHSKAYSRYIDKTQVFYLVENDHITHRVLHVQLVSKIGRTIGRALGLNEDLIEAIALGHDIGHVPYGHLGETFLDELCAEHGLRGFWHNVQSVRFLDDIEECDLTLQVLDGILCHNGESNNHTLTIEGEADWDSFESKLRKIEGGGDAHPLTAEGCVVRIADSISYLGRDLADALEVEVIGERDLEDFPENCMDLFGIAGRKREAFSDINRKVLDILIRDIITESYDADCIAFSAEASACVAAFKEFNMEHIYSNQRLLANREKIRFMFRYLFDRIIEDIEDERENSPVYEDLINAPWVSPRYVATAAPAELARDFIAGMTDRYFEWVFRRSILPERVRSRYRGW; from the coding sequence ATGGAGATCCCGCCCTACATCGCCGACCGGATGGCCCGGAGAATGGCCGATCGCGAATCCCTCCTCTCGCCCCGTGCGACCCGAAACGCCGACTATATCAGGCGGTCCGGCTTCAAACCCGAAGAGCCGGTGATCCGGCCGCCGTTCTTCCGGGACGCCGACCGGATCGTCCACTCGAAGGCATACTCGCGCTACATCGACAAGACCCAGGTCTTTTACCTCGTCGAGAACGACCATATCACCCACCGCGTCCTCCACGTCCAGCTCGTCTCGAAGATTGGAAGGACGATCGGAAGAGCCCTCGGCTTAAACGAGGACCTGATCGAGGCGATCGCCCTCGGCCACGATATCGGCCACGTGCCCTACGGCCACCTCGGAGAGACGTTCCTCGACGAGCTCTGCGCCGAGCACGGACTTAGGGGGTTTTGGCACAACGTTCAGAGCGTCAGGTTCCTCGACGACATCGAGGAATGCGACCTCACGCTGCAGGTGCTCGATGGGATCCTCTGCCACAACGGCGAGTCCAATAACCATACTCTCACAATCGAGGGCGAAGCTGACTGGGACTCGTTTGAGAGTAAACTACGGAAGATCGAAGGCGGGGGCGATGCTCACCCGCTCACTGCCGAGGGATGTGTCGTGAGAATTGCCGACAGCATCTCCTACCTCGGCCGCGATCTGGCGGACGCCCTCGAGGTCGAGGTGATCGGTGAACGGGATCTCGAGGACTTCCCAGAGAACTGCATGGACCTCTTCGGTATCGCCGGAAGGAAGAGGGAAGCATTCTCCGATATCAACCGAAAGGTGCTCGACATCCTGATCCGCGACATCATCACGGAGAGCTACGATGCCGACTGCATCGCCTTCTCGGCGGAGGCGTCGGCGTGCGTCGCGGCCTTCAAGGAGTTCAACATGGAGCATATCTACTCGAACCAAAGGCTCCTCGCGAACCGGGAGAAGATCCGGTTCATGTTCCGGTATCTCTTCGATCGGATCATCGAGGACATTGAGGATGAGCGCGAGAACTCGCCGGTGTACGAGGATCTCATCAACGCACCGTGGGTGTCCCCGCGGTACGTCGCCACCGCCGCGCCGGCGGAACTCGCGAGGGACTTCATCGCCGGGATGACCGACCGCTACTTCGAGTGGGTCTTCCGGCGGAGCATCCTCCCGGAGAGAGTCCGGTCGAGGTACCGGGGATGGTGA
- a CDS encoding lipase family alpha/beta hydrolase encodes MNSRRPAVLVHGWRSHPGIWNRLAPVLSETGVPIWRFDYTAIQNAGTEAIALALQDYIHKQRRETGYAGPVDLVCHSMGTCIARYLLEVLDGSKQEEEVRLIVGIGPPNNGSALAELFNDPEQGPEVIRRLAGVFVPEDYDPGEDTIVQEFRPGSKIVLALRRAGTRDDIAYRLLLAANRTQTPAFFPAFGGRTWEIDPNGGWRTTYAGDGIVPHTDSYLPGARVDLLPEDPGSLARHPEHYCHIMLPRNPEVIARITALLKSSEGLPR; translated from the coding sequence ATGAACTCGAGGCGTCCGGCCGTCCTGGTCCACGGGTGGCGGAGCCATCCCGGCATCTGGAATCGCCTTGCCCCGGTTCTATCGGAGACCGGAGTGCCCATCTGGAGGTTTGACTACACCGCAATCCAGAACGCCGGGACAGAGGCTATCGCCCTCGCTCTCCAGGACTATATCCACAAACAGCGGAGAGAGACCGGCTACGCCGGCCCCGTCGACCTCGTCTGTCACTCGATGGGGACATGCATCGCCCGGTACCTCCTTGAGGTCCTCGACGGCAGCAAGCAAGAGGAAGAGGTTCGGCTGATCGTCGGGATCGGCCCCCCGAACAACGGCTCGGCTCTCGCCGAGCTCTTCAACGATCCCGAGCAGGGCCCGGAGGTGATCCGGCGGCTTGCAGGAGTCTTCGTCCCGGAGGACTACGACCCCGGGGAGGACACCATCGTTCAGGAGTTCCGTCCGGGCAGTAAGATCGTTTTGGCGCTTCGCCGCGCCGGGACCCGCGACGATATCGCTTACCGGCTCCTCCTCGCCGCAAACCGGACCCAAACGCCGGCGTTCTTCCCGGCGTTCGGCGGCAGAACATGGGAGATCGACCCGAACGGCGGGTGGCGGACGACGTATGCCGGGGACGGCATCGTCCCCCACACCGACTCCTACCTCCCCGGCGCGAGGGTGGATCTCCTCCCGGAGGATCCCGGGAGCCTGGCCCGGCACCCGGAGCACTATTGCCATATCATGCTGCCGAGAAACCCGGAGGTCATCGCCCGGATCACGGCTCTCCTAAAGTCTTCGGAGGGCCTGCCGCGCTGA
- the pscS gene encoding O-phospho-L-seryl-tRNA:Cys-tRNA synthase, whose amino-acid sequence MKEQVQKTFEALFALEDIREVLREALPTGLDPDEEQAVREGVARVRAILDDLEAGTGTPAVTKIAGTLDIRNREEAYINIQPIQAAGRLTLEARKALIAYGDGYSTCDACRKPFRLDKITKPSIAAFHEDLAKFVNMDVARVVPGARRGFQAVASTLVSKGDPVIVSALAHYTEFLAVEEAGGVVKEVPISKENLVTPDAVAEKIEEVIRETGKNPALAMFDHVDYQFGNLHDVAGIAKVVHQYDIPFLYNGAYTVGVMPVDGKAIGADFVVGSGHKSMASVAPSGVLATTDEWAPKVLRTTAMVGDVTNRKFGIKEVEMLGCTLMGGTLLSMMASFPAVKERVNHWDEEVKKSNYFIDALLAIEGSKVLSEYPRKHTLTKVDTTGSFDAVAATHKRRGFFLSDELSKRGIVGEFAGATRTWKLNTFGLSWKKIRYLAEAFQEIATKYNLNVKPRTGSA is encoded by the coding sequence ATGAAAGAACAGGTTCAGAAGACGTTTGAAGCCCTCTTCGCCCTTGAAGATATCCGGGAAGTGCTCCGGGAGGCGCTCCCGACCGGTCTCGATCCCGACGAGGAGCAGGCTGTACGGGAGGGCGTCGCCCGGGTCCGCGCCATCCTTGACGACCTGGAGGCGGGGACCGGGACCCCTGCTGTCACGAAGATCGCGGGCACCCTCGATATTCGGAATCGTGAAGAGGCTTATATCAATATCCAGCCGATCCAGGCCGCCGGCCGCCTGACCCTCGAGGCCCGGAAGGCGCTCATCGCCTACGGCGACGGCTACTCAACCTGCGACGCCTGCCGAAAGCCCTTCCGGCTTGATAAGATCACGAAGCCCTCCATTGCGGCGTTCCACGAGGACCTCGCGAAGTTCGTGAACATGGACGTGGCCCGTGTCGTCCCCGGAGCCCGCAGGGGATTTCAGGCGGTCGCCTCCACCCTCGTCTCGAAAGGCGACCCCGTCATCGTCTCGGCCCTCGCCCACTACACGGAGTTCCTGGCGGTCGAAGAGGCGGGAGGCGTCGTGAAGGAGGTCCCGATCTCGAAGGAGAACCTCGTCACCCCCGACGCCGTCGCCGAAAAGATCGAGGAGGTCATCAGGGAGACCGGGAAAAACCCGGCGCTCGCCATGTTCGACCATGTCGACTACCAGTTCGGGAACCTCCACGACGTCGCCGGCATCGCGAAGGTCGTCCACCAGTACGACATCCCGTTCCTCTACAACGGTGCCTACACGGTCGGCGTCATGCCGGTCGACGGCAAGGCAATCGGGGCCGACTTCGTCGTCGGCTCCGGACACAAGAGTATGGCATCGGTCGCGCCGTCCGGAGTGCTGGCGACGACCGATGAATGGGCACCGAAAGTGCTGCGCACCACCGCGATGGTCGGCGACGTCACCAACCGGAAGTTCGGGATCAAGGAGGTGGAGATGCTCGGGTGCACCCTGATGGGAGGGACCCTGCTCTCGATGATGGCCTCGTTCCCCGCCGTAAAAGAGCGGGTCAACCACTGGGACGAGGAGGTGAAGAAGTCGAACTACTTCATCGACGCCCTCCTCGCCATCGAGGGCTCAAAGGTCCTCTCCGAGTACCCGAGAAAGCATACGCTCACCAAGGTCGACACCACCGGGAGCTTCGATGCGGTCGCCGCGACCCACAAGCGACGGGGCTTCTTCCTCTCCGACGAACTCTCAAAGCGCGGGATCGTCGGGGAGTTTGCAGGAGCGACGCGCACCTGGAAACTCAACACCTTCGGCCTCTCCTGGAAGAAGATCCGCTATCTCGCGGAGGCCTTCCAGGAGATCGCCACAAAATACAATCTGAATGTGAAACCGAGGACAGGATCAGCATGA
- a CDS encoding dihydrofolate reductase family protein, whose amino-acid sequence MYPEVIIHNSVSLDHAVRGFEVDLGLHYGVLQALKPGAVLAGSATAKSGIEIYQDINEPETEADRHRPEVRQDDPRPIFVIVDSRGVLKDLLHFYRKMEHTKDVVVLVSEATPESYLDYLREREYPFIRCGRSRVDLRGAILELGERFGITRVVSDSGPDLNDVLIQEGIADTISLIVHPVIVGGEEKRLFCQVGGPVTLELQKAVPMEGGTVHLTYTLKD is encoded by the coding sequence ATGTACCCGGAAGTCATCATCCACAACAGCGTGAGCCTCGATCACGCGGTGAGGGGCTTTGAGGTCGATCTCGGGCTGCACTACGGCGTGCTCCAGGCTCTCAAGCCGGGGGCGGTGCTCGCAGGTTCGGCCACTGCAAAGTCGGGGATCGAGATCTACCAGGATATCAACGAGCCCGAGACGGAGGCGGACCGGCACCGGCCAGAAGTCAGACAGGATGATCCACGCCCCATCTTCGTCATCGTCGACAGCAGGGGCGTGCTCAAGGATCTGCTCCACTTCTACCGGAAGATGGAGCACACAAAGGACGTCGTCGTCCTTGTCTCGGAGGCGACACCCGAAAGTTACCTCGATTACCTCCGCGAGCGGGAGTATCCGTTCATTCGGTGCGGCAGGAGCCGGGTGGATCTTCGGGGTGCCATACTGGAACTTGGGGAGCGATTCGGTATAACCCGGGTGGTCTCCGACTCCGGCCCCGACTTAAACGACGTCCTGATCCAGGAAGGGATCGCGGATACGATCAGCCTGATTGTCCATCCGGTCATCGTCGGCGGGGAGGAGAAGAGGCTCTTTTGTCAGGTTGGGGGCCCGGTAACGCTCGAACTTCAAAAAGCCGTGCCGATGGAAGGCGGAACGGTCCATCTCACGTATACTCTAAAAGATTAG